In Gambusia affinis linkage group LG06, SWU_Gaff_1.0, whole genome shotgun sequence, one DNA window encodes the following:
- the npat gene encoding protein NPAT isoform X2, translating into MLLPSDVARLVLGYLQEEGLSATSQAFIHESPNLKEYAEHTAGDGVIPACVFSVFGKGLTAILNEYVAAKAKDSGHEVPLVMTSLWKKLDFTLNQIKSLQNSPAISASQRIRSRVGVANMARQRVLTVASPSGVVCSSVSESSSFISPAHTTHSMLGHSTPVSFTDPQIRPTASSGAQQPVHDGSRLLNTPRDSPVQVIVSEHRLTSGPVSPGRRKWDTPRKRSGLTGSGGPSKSAMTATNVTADAQPEEVVKENFPQLVIQNARDKILGDRALQEKLAENINKILASDAVPQTSKSSSTAVEPDQSIDEILGLEGEIHMSDDAIHDILEQTESDPAFQALFDLFDYHKTKNADGDAGDGSNACVSEENEAAGLPSAVQVLQSTDPGPSQSDGNTLDATSGVLKARAGQERKTRKSPASTLLRKTVLDSNGRTSRIENSSARLLVSYSPAAGNSVRKENPPTNSGPQMESDEPLNTPPPPADSLSTPVTLSNSGSLSRDTALLTEERPASSDDGNPEHPQATGLNKPADGVDEAASGDQHEVQVNNTSPSQPDVCVSGGDGLAVSPGSLPSSSSAFVSAAAPVTAASTPVPASSSSCAPVTPTPIPPLPLATIPALPPLKPGEPSNIVSLEIIVSDNQDGDSSRDAALRQAVSSISGDKIPTIYLSSPAKSHACPATPKANFDEAAQAVSSLQRSEGCGSPFVSKPGGVYTSPVNAASQAQQRYAFQPAVDPPPTPASYFLVVPTPDVQARPMLLPAGVPNGQPLPTNQHGVTAASYSTGPALILPSPVKPVVLPVSVLGQNTMGSIQVVSNQIVDVTTPKPTQKREKLKPKPTTIEPKQSTKSGCVKNVTAAAAQPKPSGQKDAAKGSSGSSHRRILRFDSSLSEVRPQTTRTAGTPTHSASSTSQHTRPIESDNRPAGGRTKPAILGSSKPKRRVETVRCSADPKGGANLLQETVSLQTQQKDSVKKTPRKQMLIIHDQESQNARTDNEAEKSQSREATVDGLHRPHDDGSKAKDACSSRSLSSDSSFRSGSRKENEEGGRKEAGEKASLKSREGRMERRTSSQENPNIRANKENEMKGGSQDKQQSSTPSSSASRDFSPPAAPQAKPTKAASKTSSLAKQAAEMLQGLSSPPPPVRKAVVSSSDHMLSGSDHISEATADCQRTPSRQKNAKNTEGTPKQLLPPNTPDVPTCSPASEAGSENSINMAAHTLMILSRAAIARTGTPLKDSLRQEEVGEKSPSSSKSKKRKQSPDGESPSAKRERKRSPSIKKDKERKKLIDCFPHDLDVDKFLSSLHYDE; encoded by the exons ATGTTGCTCCCTTCTGACGTCGCTCGGCTTGTTTTGG GGTACCTCCAGGAAGAGGGGCTGTCAGCTACAAGCCAAGCCTTCATCCATGAGAGTCCAAACCTGAAGGAGTATGCCGAGCACACTGCAGGAGACGGGGTGATCCCTGCCTGTGTTTTT TCTGTCTTTGGGAAGGGCTTAACAGCCATCTTGAATGAGTATGTGGCTGCGAAAGCAAAAG ATTCTGGACATGAAGTCCCTCTTGTGATGACATCTTTGTGGAAAAAGCTGGATTTTACCCTCAACCAAATCAA atCATTGCAGAATTCCCCCGCTATATCTGCAAGTCAGAGGA TACGTTCACGCGTCGGGGTGGCAAACATGGCGAGGCAGCGGGTCCTGACAGTGGCGTCTCCAAGCGGTGTGGTCTGCTCCTCCGTTTCTGAAAGCAGCTCCTTCATCAGCCCCGCCCACACCACTCACAGCATGCTAGGTCACTCCACTCCTGTTAGCTTCACCGACCCTCAGATCAGACCCACAGCCAGCAGCGGGGCGCAGCAGCCGGTCCACGATGGGAGCCGATTACTCAATACACCTC GAGATTCTCCTGTACAAGTTATCGTTTCAGAGCACCGCCTCACTTCAGGCCCAGTTTCTCCTGGTCGAAGGAAATG GGACACGCCCAGGAAGAGAAGTGGTCTGACCGGGTCAGGTGGTCCCAGCAAATCTGCCATGACTGCCACTAACGTGACTGCAGACGCCCAGCCTGAGGAGGTCGTCAAGGAGAATTTTCCA CAACTCGTGATACAAAATGCACGCGACAAGATTTTGGGGGACAGGGCACTGCAAGAAAAACTTGctgaaaacatcaacaaaatccTTGCCAG TGATGCAGTACCACAAACATCCAAATCGTCTTCAACTGCAGTGGAGCCAGACCAGTCTATAGATGAGATTCTAGGACTAGAG gGAGAGATCCATATGAGCGATGATGCCATCCATGACATTTTGGAGCAAACTGAATCCGACCCGGCTTTTCAGGCcctctttgacctttttgatTACC ataaaactaaaaatgctgATGGAGATGCAGGGGACGGCAGCAATGCTTGTGTTTCTGAAGAGAATGAGGCGGCTGGACTCCCATCTGCTGTCCAGGTCCTCCAAAGTACCGATCCAG GTCCTTCCCAAAGCGATGGAAATACTTTAGACGCAACATCAGGAGTGCTGAAGGCGAGAGCTGGGCAGGAGCGTAAAACCAGAAAATCCCCTGCATCCACCTTGTTAAGAAAAACCGTTTTGGACTCGAATGGCAGAACGTCTAGAATTGAGAACAGCTCAGCCAGACTGCTGGTCAGCTACTCACCTGCTGCTGGGAACTCCGTTAGGAAAGAAAACCCACCAACCAACAGTGGACCACAAATGGAAAGTGATGAGCCTCTAAACACGCCGCCCCCACCTGCGGACAGTTTGTCCACCCCAGTGACACTCTCAAATTCAGGATCTTTATCGAGAGACACAGCTCTGCTCACTGAGGAGAGACCAGCCTCAAGCGATGACGGAAACCCTGAGCATCCACAGGCAACAGGACTAAACAAGCCAGCTGATGGAGTTGATGAAGCAGCTTCCGGTGATCAGCATGAGGTCCAAGTCAACAACACCTCTCCCAGCCAGcctgatgtgtgtgtttctggtggAGACGGTCTAGCAGTGTCTCCTGGCTCTTTGCCATCTTCTTCCTCAgcatttgtttctgcagctgctccagttACAGCTGCTTCCACTCCTGTtcctgcctcctcttcctcttgtgCTCCAGTTACCCCGACGCCcattcctcctcttcctctggccACCATCCCTGCTCTTCCCCCACTCAAGCCTGGAGAGCCCAGCAACATTGTGTCTTTGGAGATTATCGTCAGCGATAACCAGGATGGAGATTCTTCCAGAGACGCGGCGTTACGTCAGGCTGTTTCAAGTATTTCCGGAGACAAGATACCCACCATCTACCTTTCCTCGCCAGCAAAATCACATGCATGTCCTGCTACTCCAAAGGCCAACTTCGATGAAGCCGCGCAGGCGGTGAGCAGCTTACAACGGTCAGAGGGATGCGGTAGTCCTTTCGTCAGTAAACCTGGAGGAGTGTACACGTCTCCGGTCAATGCAGCATCGCAGGCTCAACAGAGATACGCGTTCCAACCCGCTGTGGACCCCCCACCCACCCCAGCCAGCTACTTCTTGGTGGTCCCAACTCCAGACGTTCAGGCCAGACCGATGCTGCTTCCAGCTGGGGTCCCAAACGGACAACCGTTACCCACCAACCAGCATGGGGTCACTGCAGCGAGCTACTCCACAG GACCAGCACTTATATTACCATCACCTGTCAAGCCCGTTGTGcttcctgtctctgtgttggGGCAGAATACGATGGGAAGTATCCAAGTGGTTTCCAATCAG ATAGTTGATGTAACAACCCCAAAACCtacacagaaaagagaaaaactaaaaccaaagcCCACAACTATCGAACCTAAACAATCTACAAAATCAG gatgtgtgaaaaatgtgactgctgctgctgctcagcctAAACCTTCAGGCCAGAAGGATGCAGCTAAAGGATCCAGTGGATCCAGTCATCGGAGGATTTTGCGTTTTGACTCCTCCTTGTCAGAGGTTCGACCCCAAACCACCAGAACAGCTGGGACTCCAACACATTCTGCTTCAAGCACATCACAACATACCCGACCAATAGAGAGCGATAATAGACCAGCAGGCGGTCGAACAAAACCGGCTATCTTAGGTAGCAGCAAACCTAAGAGGAGAGTGGAGACTGTCAGATGTTCAGCAGATCCCAAAGGAGGAGCAAACTTGCTACAAGAAACTGTTTCTTTACAAACGCAGCAGAAAGACTCTGTCAAAAAGACGCCTCGTAAACAGATGCTTATAATTCACGACCAAGAGTCTCAAAATGCAAGAACAGACAACGAAGCCGAGAAGTCTCAGTCACGGGAGGCGACTGTTGATGGATTACATAGACCTCATGATGACGGATCAAAAGCTAAAGATGCTTGCAGCTCCAGGTCGCTGTCATCCGATTCTTCATTCAGATCAGGAAGCAGGAAGGAGAACGAGGAGGGCGGCAGGAAGGAGGCTGGAGAGAAGGCTTCTTTGAAATCACGTGAGGGACGAATGGAGAGGAGGACCTCCTCTCAGGAGAATCCAAACATCAGAGCAAACAAGgagaatgaaatgaaaggagGCTCACAGGACAAACAGCAGTCATCAACACCTTCATCCTCGGCATCAAGAGACTTCAGTCCTCCAGCTGCCCCACAGGCCAAGCCGACAAAGGCTGCTTCAAAAACTAGCTCTCTGGCCAAGCAGGCCGCTGAAATGCTGCAAGGCCtcagctctcctcctcctccagtcCGAAAAGCTGTAGTTAGCAGTTCAGACCATATGCTTTCTGGGTCCGACCATATCAGTGAGGCGACTGCTGATTGTCAGAGGACTCCTTCCCGTCAGAAAAACGCTAAAAACACAGAGGGGACTCCGAAGCAGCTGTTGCCTCCCAACACCCCTGATGTGCCGACATGCAGCCCTGCCAGCGAAGCTGGGAGTGAAAACAGCATCAACATGGCTGCACACACCCTGATGATTCTTTCTCGTGCCGCCATTGCCAGGACGGGCACGCCGTTAAAAGACAGCCTGCGCCAGGAGGAAGTCGGAGAAAAATCACCATCGAGCTCAAAGAGTAAAAAACGCAAGCAGTCTCCAGACGGAGAGAGTCCGTCCGCCAAGAGAGAGCGGAAACGATCTCCCAGCATCAAGAAAGACAAA gaaagaaagaaacttaTTGACTGTTTCCCCCACGATTTGGATGTGGACAAGTTCCTTTCCTCTCTTCATTATGATGAATGA
- the npat gene encoding protein NPAT isoform X1 — translation MSAVMCLSLPSFRKDGRYLQEEGLSATSQAFIHESPNLKEYAEHTAGDGVIPACVFSVFGKGLTAILNEYVAAKAKDSGHEVPLVMTSLWKKLDFTLNQIKSLQNSPAISASQRIRSRVGVANMARQRVLTVASPSGVVCSSVSESSSFISPAHTTHSMLGHSTPVSFTDPQIRPTASSGAQQPVHDGSRLLNTPRDSPVQVIVSEHRLTSGPVSPGRRKWDTPRKRSGLTGSGGPSKSAMTATNVTADAQPEEVVKENFPQLVIQNARDKILGDRALQEKLAENINKILASDAVPQTSKSSSTAVEPDQSIDEILGLEGEIHMSDDAIHDILEQTESDPAFQALFDLFDYHKTKNADGDAGDGSNACVSEENEAAGLPSAVQVLQSTDPGPSQSDGNTLDATSGVLKARAGQERKTRKSPASTLLRKTVLDSNGRTSRIENSSARLLVSYSPAAGNSVRKENPPTNSGPQMESDEPLNTPPPPADSLSTPVTLSNSGSLSRDTALLTEERPASSDDGNPEHPQATGLNKPADGVDEAASGDQHEVQVNNTSPSQPDVCVSGGDGLAVSPGSLPSSSSAFVSAAAPVTAASTPVPASSSSCAPVTPTPIPPLPLATIPALPPLKPGEPSNIVSLEIIVSDNQDGDSSRDAALRQAVSSISGDKIPTIYLSSPAKSHACPATPKANFDEAAQAVSSLQRSEGCGSPFVSKPGGVYTSPVNAASQAQQRYAFQPAVDPPPTPASYFLVVPTPDVQARPMLLPAGVPNGQPLPTNQHGVTAASYSTGPALILPSPVKPVVLPVSVLGQNTMGSIQVVSNQIVDVTTPKPTQKREKLKPKPTTIEPKQSTKSGCVKNVTAAAAQPKPSGQKDAAKGSSGSSHRRILRFDSSLSEVRPQTTRTAGTPTHSASSTSQHTRPIESDNRPAGGRTKPAILGSSKPKRRVETVRCSADPKGGANLLQETVSLQTQQKDSVKKTPRKQMLIIHDQESQNARTDNEAEKSQSREATVDGLHRPHDDGSKAKDACSSRSLSSDSSFRSGSRKENEEGGRKEAGEKASLKSREGRMERRTSSQENPNIRANKENEMKGGSQDKQQSSTPSSSASRDFSPPAAPQAKPTKAASKTSSLAKQAAEMLQGLSSPPPPVRKAVVSSSDHMLSGSDHISEATADCQRTPSRQKNAKNTEGTPKQLLPPNTPDVPTCSPASEAGSENSINMAAHTLMILSRAAIARTGTPLKDSLRQEEVGEKSPSSSKSKKRKQSPDGESPSAKRERKRSPSIKKDKERKKLIDCFPHDLDVDKFLSSLHYDE, via the exons ATGAGTGCTGTGATGTGCCTTTCACTTCCTAGTTTTAGGAAAGACGGAA GGTACCTCCAGGAAGAGGGGCTGTCAGCTACAAGCCAAGCCTTCATCCATGAGAGTCCAAACCTGAAGGAGTATGCCGAGCACACTGCAGGAGACGGGGTGATCCCTGCCTGTGTTTTT TCTGTCTTTGGGAAGGGCTTAACAGCCATCTTGAATGAGTATGTGGCTGCGAAAGCAAAAG ATTCTGGACATGAAGTCCCTCTTGTGATGACATCTTTGTGGAAAAAGCTGGATTTTACCCTCAACCAAATCAA atCATTGCAGAATTCCCCCGCTATATCTGCAAGTCAGAGGA TACGTTCACGCGTCGGGGTGGCAAACATGGCGAGGCAGCGGGTCCTGACAGTGGCGTCTCCAAGCGGTGTGGTCTGCTCCTCCGTTTCTGAAAGCAGCTCCTTCATCAGCCCCGCCCACACCACTCACAGCATGCTAGGTCACTCCACTCCTGTTAGCTTCACCGACCCTCAGATCAGACCCACAGCCAGCAGCGGGGCGCAGCAGCCGGTCCACGATGGGAGCCGATTACTCAATACACCTC GAGATTCTCCTGTACAAGTTATCGTTTCAGAGCACCGCCTCACTTCAGGCCCAGTTTCTCCTGGTCGAAGGAAATG GGACACGCCCAGGAAGAGAAGTGGTCTGACCGGGTCAGGTGGTCCCAGCAAATCTGCCATGACTGCCACTAACGTGACTGCAGACGCCCAGCCTGAGGAGGTCGTCAAGGAGAATTTTCCA CAACTCGTGATACAAAATGCACGCGACAAGATTTTGGGGGACAGGGCACTGCAAGAAAAACTTGctgaaaacatcaacaaaatccTTGCCAG TGATGCAGTACCACAAACATCCAAATCGTCTTCAACTGCAGTGGAGCCAGACCAGTCTATAGATGAGATTCTAGGACTAGAG gGAGAGATCCATATGAGCGATGATGCCATCCATGACATTTTGGAGCAAACTGAATCCGACCCGGCTTTTCAGGCcctctttgacctttttgatTACC ataaaactaaaaatgctgATGGAGATGCAGGGGACGGCAGCAATGCTTGTGTTTCTGAAGAGAATGAGGCGGCTGGACTCCCATCTGCTGTCCAGGTCCTCCAAAGTACCGATCCAG GTCCTTCCCAAAGCGATGGAAATACTTTAGACGCAACATCAGGAGTGCTGAAGGCGAGAGCTGGGCAGGAGCGTAAAACCAGAAAATCCCCTGCATCCACCTTGTTAAGAAAAACCGTTTTGGACTCGAATGGCAGAACGTCTAGAATTGAGAACAGCTCAGCCAGACTGCTGGTCAGCTACTCACCTGCTGCTGGGAACTCCGTTAGGAAAGAAAACCCACCAACCAACAGTGGACCACAAATGGAAAGTGATGAGCCTCTAAACACGCCGCCCCCACCTGCGGACAGTTTGTCCACCCCAGTGACACTCTCAAATTCAGGATCTTTATCGAGAGACACAGCTCTGCTCACTGAGGAGAGACCAGCCTCAAGCGATGACGGAAACCCTGAGCATCCACAGGCAACAGGACTAAACAAGCCAGCTGATGGAGTTGATGAAGCAGCTTCCGGTGATCAGCATGAGGTCCAAGTCAACAACACCTCTCCCAGCCAGcctgatgtgtgtgtttctggtggAGACGGTCTAGCAGTGTCTCCTGGCTCTTTGCCATCTTCTTCCTCAgcatttgtttctgcagctgctccagttACAGCTGCTTCCACTCCTGTtcctgcctcctcttcctcttgtgCTCCAGTTACCCCGACGCCcattcctcctcttcctctggccACCATCCCTGCTCTTCCCCCACTCAAGCCTGGAGAGCCCAGCAACATTGTGTCTTTGGAGATTATCGTCAGCGATAACCAGGATGGAGATTCTTCCAGAGACGCGGCGTTACGTCAGGCTGTTTCAAGTATTTCCGGAGACAAGATACCCACCATCTACCTTTCCTCGCCAGCAAAATCACATGCATGTCCTGCTACTCCAAAGGCCAACTTCGATGAAGCCGCGCAGGCGGTGAGCAGCTTACAACGGTCAGAGGGATGCGGTAGTCCTTTCGTCAGTAAACCTGGAGGAGTGTACACGTCTCCGGTCAATGCAGCATCGCAGGCTCAACAGAGATACGCGTTCCAACCCGCTGTGGACCCCCCACCCACCCCAGCCAGCTACTTCTTGGTGGTCCCAACTCCAGACGTTCAGGCCAGACCGATGCTGCTTCCAGCTGGGGTCCCAAACGGACAACCGTTACCCACCAACCAGCATGGGGTCACTGCAGCGAGCTACTCCACAG GACCAGCACTTATATTACCATCACCTGTCAAGCCCGTTGTGcttcctgtctctgtgttggGGCAGAATACGATGGGAAGTATCCAAGTGGTTTCCAATCAG ATAGTTGATGTAACAACCCCAAAACCtacacagaaaagagaaaaactaaaaccaaagcCCACAACTATCGAACCTAAACAATCTACAAAATCAG gatgtgtgaaaaatgtgactgctgctgctgctcagcctAAACCTTCAGGCCAGAAGGATGCAGCTAAAGGATCCAGTGGATCCAGTCATCGGAGGATTTTGCGTTTTGACTCCTCCTTGTCAGAGGTTCGACCCCAAACCACCAGAACAGCTGGGACTCCAACACATTCTGCTTCAAGCACATCACAACATACCCGACCAATAGAGAGCGATAATAGACCAGCAGGCGGTCGAACAAAACCGGCTATCTTAGGTAGCAGCAAACCTAAGAGGAGAGTGGAGACTGTCAGATGTTCAGCAGATCCCAAAGGAGGAGCAAACTTGCTACAAGAAACTGTTTCTTTACAAACGCAGCAGAAAGACTCTGTCAAAAAGACGCCTCGTAAACAGATGCTTATAATTCACGACCAAGAGTCTCAAAATGCAAGAACAGACAACGAAGCCGAGAAGTCTCAGTCACGGGAGGCGACTGTTGATGGATTACATAGACCTCATGATGACGGATCAAAAGCTAAAGATGCTTGCAGCTCCAGGTCGCTGTCATCCGATTCTTCATTCAGATCAGGAAGCAGGAAGGAGAACGAGGAGGGCGGCAGGAAGGAGGCTGGAGAGAAGGCTTCTTTGAAATCACGTGAGGGACGAATGGAGAGGAGGACCTCCTCTCAGGAGAATCCAAACATCAGAGCAAACAAGgagaatgaaatgaaaggagGCTCACAGGACAAACAGCAGTCATCAACACCTTCATCCTCGGCATCAAGAGACTTCAGTCCTCCAGCTGCCCCACAGGCCAAGCCGACAAAGGCTGCTTCAAAAACTAGCTCTCTGGCCAAGCAGGCCGCTGAAATGCTGCAAGGCCtcagctctcctcctcctccagtcCGAAAAGCTGTAGTTAGCAGTTCAGACCATATGCTTTCTGGGTCCGACCATATCAGTGAGGCGACTGCTGATTGTCAGAGGACTCCTTCCCGTCAGAAAAACGCTAAAAACACAGAGGGGACTCCGAAGCAGCTGTTGCCTCCCAACACCCCTGATGTGCCGACATGCAGCCCTGCCAGCGAAGCTGGGAGTGAAAACAGCATCAACATGGCTGCACACACCCTGATGATTCTTTCTCGTGCCGCCATTGCCAGGACGGGCACGCCGTTAAAAGACAGCCTGCGCCAGGAGGAAGTCGGAGAAAAATCACCATCGAGCTCAAAGAGTAAAAAACGCAAGCAGTCTCCAGACGGAGAGAGTCCGTCCGCCAAGAGAGAGCGGAAACGATCTCCCAGCATCAAGAAAGACAAA gaaagaaagaaacttaTTGACTGTTTCCCCCACGATTTGGATGTGGACAAGTTCCTTTCCTCTCTTCATTATGATGAATGA